The Sulfitobacter sp. HNIBRBA3233 genomic sequence ACCAATCATTGTCAGCTGTGAAGGGCCGCAGACGCGCATCTACTGCCTTTACGATGACGATGCGATCGACGGGTCGGACGCGAACGAAGACGTGCTCGGGTTTGACCCGCTGAAAGGTGATTGGTCGATTTCACTGCCATGTGAACCCGATGATCTCGGTTGGGTCCAATCTGCGCTGCAACAGAAGAGCAACCGCATCACAGCACGCGACAGAACCGAAACCAAAAAGCAAGACACAGCGAACAACTCGCAAGGTGCTACGCTCGAAATTGATCTCGAGGGGTTGTTGAAACCATGACAACAGTCATCACGTATTCCCGCACCCAGTCTGTCACCTATGTGGCCGATAACATCCTCAAGAGCCTCAAAGACATTATCCGTCTGAGTGGCATGGATCCAACAAATTTCGTGAACGACACGGAAATCAATATGCGCGGAATCAAGGCATGGTTGGAGAGCGAAGACCTCGAGAAGATCACACTCGAGATATACGATCCGGCAACCAATGGACTGATCCTGCGTTGGGATATCGACGTGAACTACAGTTGGTCTGCTGGAGATGGAAACTTCTGGACGGACACCGATCAGCTTCGTTGGGCAATTCGCAAAGCGGGAGTTGCGCCGGCAAGCGCCAAGTATGACCTCCTGCTACGTACAAAGCCGGGACGACCTGATGTCCCGGGTTGGTACCGGACCACCGCCCGATCTACAGACGGTATGGTTCGCCAAAGCCTTGGCTCCACCATCGAACACAACGGTCTGGGAGCGACGGCAGCGTATTGGAGGCAGGCATCATGATTTCACTCCCGGACGCATTCAAAAAGTTCAAGAGCCGAATGGAGTTGAACGAAAGAGAGCAGCAGAACGCATCCAAGCGGCAGAAGGAAGTTCGCGAGCATCTGGATAATGCCTTTCAGATCGACCGTAGCTTTTTGACAGGAAGCTACGCCCGCTGGACCAAGTCCAAACCACTCAAGGATGTCGATATCTTCTTCGTTCTTGGAAAGGACGAGGACCACTATCGAGACAAACATCCTGACAAGATACTGACCGCATTCTACGATACGTTGGTTGACGTTTATGGAAGCAGCGCCGTCAAAAAACAGGGACGCTCTGTGGGTGTGGACTTTGGTGTCGTCGTCGATTCCGACGACAACACAGATTACCGGGTTGTAAGCGTGGATGCAGTGCCCGCATTTGCAAAGGGCGACGACTACGAGATCCCGAACAACACAACCGGGAAGTGGATGGGAACAAATCCCGAAATCCATGCACAGAAGGCTGTTTCGGCCCACCAAGCTTATGGCAATGAGTGGAAGGGCCTGGTCCGCATGGTGAAGTACTGGAACCAAAACAGCCGACACGGAGAAAAACCTATCAAGCCATCCTTTCTGATCGAGGTCATGGCGATGGAATGCCTCCATGGTGGATGGGGTGGTTCACATGACCGCGAAATCCAAGCGTTCTTCGCTACGCTACGCGACCGAATTCACGAGGATTGGCCAGATCCGGCCGGGCTCGGCTCTCCTGTTAGCGATCGAATGGACGCAGCGATGGTGAAGCGCGCCCAGACAATTCTGGATCAGGCAAACCGCGACATCGCTGCCGCAATCCACTTGGCGCGCCAGGGCAAGAACGGAGACGCCCTGAAAGCGTGGCGCGCTTTCTTCGGACCAAAATTTCCGCTGTCTTAGAAAGAAGAAACAATGGCTGAATGGTCGCTATCACAACTTCTATCATCGTTGCACGAGGATATTCAGCATCGGCTGTCAACGGCGCGGAAGTCGTTCAAGCATCCCGGTACAAAAGGGGACGCAAGCGAAGCGATTTGGATCGATATGCTCGCACAGTACATCCCTGAGAGATATCAGGTTGCAAGTGCTCATGTCGTCGATAGTACAGGGAATTTCAGCGATCAGATTGATGCTGTCGTTTTTGACCGCCAATACTCGCCTTTCATTTTCACGTACGAAAACCAACTCATTGTCCCGGCTGAGAGCGTTTATGCTGTCTTCGAGGCGAAGCAGACGGCAGACGCCAATCTTGTCAAATACGCACAAGACAAGGTTGCATCAGTGCGAAGACTGCATCGGACCAGCCTACCAATCCCGCATGCTGGCGGCGTCTACCCACCAAAACAACTCATTCCCATCATCGGCGGGCTTTTGACTTTCGAGAGCGAGTGGAAACCTCCCTTGGGGGCATCGTTCGAAAAGGTCCTCGACGGAGGTGAAAATGATAGAAGGCTGGACATCGGCTGTGTCGCTTCTCATGGGCATTTTCTGTTCGACGAGGAAGGCGGGTATGACCTTGTTGAGGGATCGAAACCGGCAACGGCCTTCTTGTTTGCGCTGATCTCACGCCTCCAGTTCAGCGGCACGGTACCAATGATTGATATTGACGCTTACGGAGATTGGCTGACCAAATAGTAGCCGCAAAGTTCGTTTTCGTATTGCTATGCCGTCCAACGCCGAAGGATCCTGCTCATAGAGTAGAGCGATCTTAGACCCAAACAAACACGGCAAAAGGGGAACCGTGTTTCCACGGCTCCCCTTTCGGTGCGTATCGTCTAACCGCGTGCGCTGATCACGCGACCAGCGACAGCCCCGCGCCCGCGTCCTGCGGCTGCTCACCGCTATCGATGAACGGGATGATCGAGAAGGTCTGCCCGCCGCGCTGTGCTTCGTTCTGGACGGCGTTCACGCGCAAGTCGCCATCGGGCGTATTGATCAGCAGCGACAGGTAGTCATTGCCCGTGCGGCTGCTTGTGGCCATCCAGGCCGAGCCGACGCGGATCGGCGTGCCCCGGGGCGAGCTGACCTCGATGCGGTAGTCAGGGTGGGTCTCCTCGGTCTTGTAGCTGTTCTCGATCAGCATGAACTCCAGATCGAACATCATGTTGGCGATGTAGCCGGTGAAGGCGTTGTCGGCGTCCATGGCGGTAAGCTCACCCGAGATCGAGCCGGATTTCATCAGGCCGTTCGAGACCAGAGGGATGATCTCGAATTCGCCGCTCTGGGCCGCGCGCGCCTCTTTCGTCTGCACCGCGTTGACCCGGAACGGGCCCATGCCAACATCGAGCTGCATCGAGATGTAGGGGTTGCCGCTGGTGTTGCCAGTTTCGTTCCAGGCCGTGCCGATGCGCACCTTGCGGCCCGACTTGTTGATCGCCGTCACGTCGTAATCGGGGCTGCGCGCGGACATCTTCGGGCGGGTTTCAAGCTGGATGGCGATGTCGAAACGCGTCGAGTGGATCATGCCGGTATACTGAGCGGCTGC encodes the following:
- a CDS encoding DUF6602 domain-containing protein; protein product: MAEWSLSQLLSSLHEDIQHRLSTARKSFKHPGTKGDASEAIWIDMLAQYIPERYQVASAHVVDSTGNFSDQIDAVVFDRQYSPFIFTYENQLIVPAESVYAVFEAKQTADANLVKYAQDKVASVRRLHRTSLPIPHAGGVYPPKQLIPIIGGLLTFESEWKPPLGASFEKVLDGGENDRRLDIGCVASHGHFLFDEEGGYDLVEGSKPATAFLFALISRLQFSGTVPMIDIDAYGDWLTK
- a CDS encoding CBASS oligonucleotide cyclase; translation: MISLPDAFKKFKSRMELNEREQQNASKRQKEVREHLDNAFQIDRSFLTGSYARWTKSKPLKDVDIFFVLGKDEDHYRDKHPDKILTAFYDTLVDVYGSSAVKKQGRSVGVDFGVVVDSDDNTDYRVVSVDAVPAFAKGDDYEIPNNTTGKWMGTNPEIHAQKAVSAHQAYGNEWKGLVRMVKYWNQNSRHGEKPIKPSFLIEVMAMECLHGGWGGSHDREIQAFFATLRDRIHEDWPDPAGLGSPVSDRMDAAMVKRAQTILDQANRDIAAAIHLARQGKNGDALKAWRAFFGPKFPLS
- a CDS encoding HORMA domain containing protein, coding for MTTVITYSRTQSVTYVADNILKSLKDIIRLSGMDPTNFVNDTEINMRGIKAWLESEDLEKITLEIYDPATNGLILRWDIDVNYSWSAGDGNFWTDTDQLRWAIRKAGVAPASAKYDLLLRTKPGRPDVPGWYRTTARSTDGMVRQSLGSTIEHNGLGATAAYWRQAS
- a CDS encoding DUF736 family protein, producing MFAGTLTRNVETAAAQYTGMIHSTRFDIAIQLETRPKMSARSPDYDVTAINKSGRKVRIGTAWNETGNTSGNPYISMQLDVGMGPFRVNAVQTKEARAAQSGEFEIIPLVSNGLMKSGSISGELTAMDADNAFTGYIANMMFDLEFMLIENSYKTEETHPDYRIEVSSPRGTPIRVGSAWMATSSRTGNDYLSLLINTPDGDLRVNAVQNEAQRGGQTFSIIPFIDSGEQPQDAGAGLSLVA